One genomic segment of Deltaproteobacteria bacterium includes these proteins:
- the lspA gene encoding signal peptidase II, giving the protein MPVTILRKFSVPIVSALLLGAADQASKVWAVRNLPLYEPLELVHGFFDLVHVRNTGVAFSLLSNLDPRWVHPFLILATVLAMGAVLAYIAYLPCRGAAPVGLGLILGGAVGNLIDRARLGYVVDFLDLYWRSHHWPTFNVADVGISVGVALLVIDMVFSPKEPADASRPAANR; this is encoded by the coding sequence TTGCCGGTAACCATCCTGCGGAAATTTTCGGTGCCGATCGTCTCGGCGCTCCTGCTCGGCGCCGCCGACCAGGCGAGCAAGGTCTGGGCGGTGCGCAACCTTCCCCTGTACGAGCCCCTCGAACTCGTGCACGGCTTCTTCGACCTGGTGCACGTGCGCAACACGGGGGTCGCCTTCAGCCTTCTTTCGAACCTCGATCCCCGCTGGGTCCACCCGTTCCTGATCCTTGCGACGGTGCTCGCGATGGGGGCGGTGCTCGCCTACATCGCGTACCTCCCCTGCCGGGGGGCGGCGCCGGTGGGCCTGGGGCTCATCCTCGGCGGAGCGGTGGGGAACCTGATCGACCGGGCGCGGCTGGGGTACGTCGTCGACTTCCTCGACCTGTACTGGCGCAGCCACCATTGGCCCACCTTCAACGTGGCGGACGTCGGGATCTCCGTGGGCGTCGCCCTGCTCGTGATCGACATGGTATTCTCTCCGAAGGAGCCCGCGGATGCATCCCG